From Thermoflexus hugenholtzii JAD2, one genomic window encodes:
- a CDS encoding type II toxin-antitoxin system VapC family toxin, which produces METVVIDANIGVALVCPLLYSRACRDRMEEWLRQGVNLVVPALWDYEIAAALRKQWAQNLLSREAALEGLIHRFGLPIQRVSASPELLAQALIWAERLGQMTTYDAQYLALSEQLGAPFWTADRKLYRRCKDIGVDWVNLVG; this is translated from the coding sequence GTGGAAACCGTCGTCATAGATGCCAACATCGGGGTGGCATTGGTCTGCCCGCTGTTGTATTCCCGCGCATGCCGGGACCGCATGGAAGAATGGTTGCGACAGGGGGTGAACTTAGTGGTCCCTGCGCTCTGGGACTATGAGATTGCCGCAGCGCTGCGCAAGCAGTGGGCCCAGAATCTGTTGTCACGAGAGGCCGCCCTGGAGGGATTGATTCACCGTTTCGGCTTGCCGATCCAACGGGTGTCCGCAAGCCCGGAGCTGCTGGCTCAGGCCCTGATATGGGCGGAGCGCCTGGGGCAAATGACGACCTATGATGCTCAATATCTGGCGCTCAGCGAGCAGCTTGGCGCTCCCTTCTGGACCGCTGATCGAAAACTTTATCGCCGTTGTAAGGACATCGGCGTGGATTGGGTGAACTTAGTTGGATAG
- a CDS encoding phosphoribosyltransferase family protein, with protein MTTFRDVLLVEDIVDAGLTLRYLQAHLRSQGPRSLRTAVLLD; from the coding sequence GTGACAACCTTTCGGGACGTGTTGCTGGTGGAGGACATCGTGGACGCGGGGCTGACGTTGCGGTATTTGCAGGCCCATCTGCGGAGCCAGGGCCCGCGCAGCCTGCGCACCGCCGTGCTCTTGGACA